The Capsicum annuum cultivar UCD-10X-F1 chromosome 3, UCD10Xv1.1, whole genome shotgun sequence genomic sequence acatttatgacatgtctacttcaatcgtaattttactatatcacttgtaatttaattattataaatcattcatatattgaaaagttaataatatgcaatccgtgattttattatatcacccttaattaattattataagtcatttatgtattgaaaaattagtaatattcaattaaaaagggtaaataaacatttatgatatgtctgttttagctgcttcaatcgcgattttactatatcacccctaaataattattataagtcatttaggtatttaaaaattaataatatttaaccaaaaaaagtaaaatagaaatttatgacatgtttgtttcagctTCTTCAAtcatagttttactaaatatcacctctaaataattattataagtcatttaaaaattaaaaaattaataatacttaataaaaaggtaaaatagatattaaaatgataaattaactcttgatgttttaaactaacttgacatcttatatgagatccacttaaaAATTTTTCACGGgtattatttttatagtaattttgctatgtcgCTTCTAATTAGTCGTTGTAAATCATTTAAGATATTTATGCTTCGCTGATCAGtcgttattttattatatcactctcaattaattattatggtcatataagcattgtgccacttaaatttaaatcaaaaaaatattataaaacacaataattaaaaatttaaattatttaaaaaatataattggttatcaacgacacaaaactctggacaatgagagtaacatatatcattcataaaaagtattacaaataataatagttaacaacttaaaatatctaaaaataatttaatctgttatatatttcaaaaaatatgtaaacaatactataaatcacaataattaacaagttaaaaaattttaaaatataaaatatttagttgactcttgaaattatattagtgtcacttaaattggaatagaagaaaagtattataaattataataattaaaaacttaaattagttttacaatataattgactatcaatgccacaaaagtttggacaagaaaagtaatgtatattatttaaaaattaaataaaaaatactatatattataatatttaacaacttaaattatctaaatacatattaaaaatatgattgattatctaaattgtatttgtatcatataaattgagacgaaAAAAACATGTATTGAACCCGTGCTTGATCCCGGATGAATATTAGAACGTATATgcaatcctttttaaaaaaaaacttttgtttaaatatgttaacattgaaaagacaagttaTAATACATCACATCAaatagtgtataagaaataatgttagcataaataataccaacattactaatacaagtattattaatgcaaacattactaatacaattatttttatacactctaacaaatAACTCCTACGTTTCAATGGAAGGAACATATACAAAGACAAAATTCGACAAAACATTTACAGAAATACGTTTTATCGTATTCTCAAAGTCAATTAAATTAATATGATAGATGGTaacttatagtttttttttaataattttcaaattacttaaaatttaaatttaagattttagtttaatttaacttcaaagaacaagttgacaaataaaagagaatgaGAAATGAAAGCAAAGTATGTTTATGTGGGATTAGTAGGAGAATACATTGCAATTTTGGGCTATTAATTGCAACCCACTGATATAATATGCAATGACTAAATAACactttatctttttcaacaattattctctattttatacaacAGGTGTCGagtcttatgtatcaattttaatctcatattttatacttaatgaATCAGAATTTagtcatatgattaaagatctGAACTTCAAAATGCATTGAATTTTGatttatatgagtaagttatatATAATTATCTTGTGAAATAATTTGGCTCCTTGAAAAATCCCAccaagtagttaatatgttttgtgtattcatgttttataattcagATTGACACTAATCTAACTTAtcgtacataattaaaatatcttaATATTGGGCCTGTGCTGACACGAGTCATGCTACTCTAGTATTATAATATAAacatactattttatttattgaattaatttgttaaggattcaaaaaataaaatcaaattctaTGTATTAACAATTAACATAGAGGCACTCGTGTGATTTTGTAGGttagttttatttattcttttattttttgtctttttttgtcACAGCgattcaattctttttaatattatgataataATTCTGATTTAATTTATACGAATACATCAAATCTTTTTGAATACATTATTAAATTTTAGACGAATACATTACATTTCACGCATCACATTCTTTCGAAAACATCACTTAATTTTACGTGAATATATCAGATCGTTATCCAAGCTCTtatctgaaatcatgaatttatataattatttaagtgTTAAAACTTTTAATAGTTATGATAAGTTAAATAGTGATATAACGTAATTTTTCtaagaatatattaaattttcaaaataatttgtacttctttaattaattataattatttaattcaaataccatcatcaatatatatacgaccaaatatttcattatttgcataaaaatttattgtaagaaattttatttatattcatttGAAATGACTAAAATTTTTGACAATGTTtacaattttttgaaaaagtttcaTAAATAACTTGATAAAATGTTTGTACGTCTTTCTTTCTTAAAGAGTTattgattttgtaatatttatttttaaaatgactaaattgtataaccaaaaaaagaatcaaagcaataaatttgttttaattaatttgattctgatatttaaaatgtgacttatttgatttgattttgtttttgcgAAAAGCTGACCAAAATCAAACAGCGAATACTCTTACAAGAAATATTGACTTCCACTTCcatgaataaaaatgtaaagtaaataaaatttcaagttttaaaGAGTATattgaatgaataaaaataaaaaactaattggAGAAGTAGATAAAGAATCAAATACCACTTGGCCaacatgataattttttttgaaaaaatgaaacGTTTCATGAGTAATAAGTGAAGAGGAGTTGGGGCTCCAATGCGAGCATCGGACACCtgatggaaaaccaaaaaaaaaaaaaaagtgaagaggAAAGGATTAAGGGGGAGGAGAAAGTGGGGGGCAAGAAAGGAACAATGTCAGctaactttttgaattttgaggtAGTGGTTTGGTCAAAATCGGGTAGTTTCCAATTAGAGAGATTATTTTGTgtatgaaaaaaaagtgaaaagacaataTCACTCTCATTTGTCGCTTTATTTACGAATTGACCGAGCAAAAAATGCAATTCGAGTCCTTTGAGACAAAAATTCTCGAGTCAAATATAATTTCCCTTAATTAAATGGCTGAATACATCAATCTTTTAAATTAGAAGTGTGTGAATACATCAATAGTCTCTCAAACTTGATCAAAAGAATTTAATTTAGACAACTTAAACTAACGACTACAATCCTTTGGACATTTAAAGCAAAGCCAATTCTTGCCTATTAAATACGTATTATTGATTTGACACAATGTCTTTGATTCGTATTCCCTCCGTTCTAAATTATtcgtctcaaattttttaatttgatttctaattttacttgtcttttttcattaatcaagaagtgataatttttttcttcatgttttaccctttgcattaattactttttttttaaattaaaatataaatatcatttaatagagatattataataaattaatcgtattatttattatttttcttaatcaatatatcatatcaatttgggacggagggagtattaacaATCTACAAGTGGGGTTCAGATCTAGCGCATATTTGAAAAGATTTGAGGTGACTCAAATAAACATTTAAAATTAGCCAAACTAAATGAAACAGGTACAAATATTGTGGGCTGTGCTGATGCTAAATTCTAGATAAAGAATCAGCCATTTCATGCTCTTTGGACAGAACTTTTGTCTGTCcaacaaaaattaacaaaaaaatatctaaTTCTGCTGATGCTTTTTTAAATGTTACTGAAATTTTTGCCGTTGAATTTAAGCTAGCAGAGTCTAAAAGGCAAAGACAGAGAGTGGATCAACATTTTTCTAGCCAATAACACATATTTACTCGAGATAGTCCGTGATGACTTGCAAATCGTCACTCTATTTCGTTATGgaggaaaatttttgaattttcttctccttctccatATTGGTATTAGTTTTTGATAGATATGGCAattcaaacttgaaaatttttactcGAATTACCAGACATCAGCTGTTCACCACCCAACCACTCGACCGGAAGGAGGACTCGTGTCACAATTGGAGAGACTCTCCTTCTTCCTCCATTTAAGGCAAGAGACAAGTGTAGAGTCACAAGATTACACCAATTTACACCACTTTAAAAATTTTCCCCAAATACACATTCACTTTTGCATTTTTCAGCCTTTAAAGAGAAATACACTCCCACCTTCAAAATTGAAACTCCATTCAAAATCATGGAGAAACAAGTTTTGGACTACATGTTGGTACCAGTAGGCCTCCTCTTCATGGTTGCTTATCACTTGTGGCTTCTTCATCGCATCCTTAAACATCCTCTTCATACTGTCATCGGCATCAATTCAATCAATCGTCAATTCTGGGTTCGCGCTATGATGGAGGTTCGTCttaatttttctttccactaACAAAAAAGTATAGAAATTTGaatggaaaaattacagaaagtatAGACGATAATTACAATAAAAaacaacacttttataaaattacaGAATATAacaagagtaacattattttacttattaacTAGGCAAGTATATATTTTACTttcactactttacatttttttattttcactccATTATTTCACCTTCTCAAATATAGccatatcttttatttctttttttcatattattttttttatcattttatttttttattttattttattttatttttttttccttttttgtttttttttttaattttttgttttctctccCTTCacatttgaagataattatcatCATTATTGTCTTTTACTctcttatattttttcctttttttttgttagtttttttgtcttacttttttatcattttatttttttattttgatttcgttatcttttttatttttttctttgaactttatttttctctcttctgtttctttttttgttctcatattttttttctttttctcatattttttttttaattctattgtgttttttttcttttttttttcacttctgttttttcttttttttctttttatatttttgtttattttcgttttttttactcttctatttctaacttttattttaaaaagataaatatgtatatcacatacacatattcaaaaaacatatcAAATATATATCCATACAGATCTGTATAAGTATTTACagtataaaacataaatatgtatttacgaaatacatattatattcatattaaacagtaacaaatataaatatactatatatcttcatacatatttgtgaaatacaaaggtgactcatataaaataaacatatacatatggatcaggtatatattctgtaaatacatatgcagagctatatgtattttatacagtgttagatttgtctttgaactgtacatctatattattttagagggtaacatatatatttactgtttaagatatgtgtcgtatattttttttattacctatatgtatatgtatataattgttatttttgtaaTAAAGATTTTGGGACCTATacgtttatatatatacatgtgagttagatatgtatttctgtaaatacatatgcagatatatatgtatattttttaccgtaaatacatatgcaaatctgtatgtctatttattttgtatattttttgaatatgtatatatgatatagatatttgtcttttaaaaataaaaatagagatagaagagtataaaaaaaagaaaaaagaaaaaataaaaacgaaaaagaaaaattcaaaaaaaaagaagtgaaaaagaaaaaaaataagaaagaaaaatagaaactagaaatagaagtataaaaacaaaaacaaatttttttcttttttaaaaagaagaagaaaatgaaaaaaaaatgagaaaagaaaaaaaaaagaaataaataaactaaaaaagaataaaaaagagaagtagaagagagaaaataaaatgggaagaaaaaggtggaaaagaaaaagaaattaaaataagaaaatataaaaaaaaatgaaaaaactaacaagaaaaaatagttagagatataagagaatgatattttcaaatttagaaaatcatggaaataataatcttcataattgagtttgatttgaaaaaaaaaatctactaatttaaacaagagtaatttatgggaatttaattagatgagataattattccttatttaactcaactaatctgagtaaaacaaaggtagtaaatcttgttgtatatgtatttgtatagcaatagtttacttaaatacaaaatataatttactatttttcgtGATTATGAAAtcgttgctataaaagttacaattaagattCTATAATTGCTATTTCtgaaaattttccaatttgaACCCAGCAAGGGGCGGATGTAGCATTACTAATGTGGGTTCCGAACCCCAAGCATTTTCGTATGCCttgtaattatattaaaaatatattaaatatataaaaattataagtaagGAACCATAAACAAAATTGTTAGTTGGCTTCTTAGTTCAAAAAGGGCTTGAAGAAATGCCTCACATGCTATACCCCAATTCGAATCCCTTGGaacaactatttttttattttattggggcaaaatgaccttctggatccttgtactatgtcagttttgtaagttgaacacttctacttacatgtttgtcctctggacccttgaaccATTCAAAAGACaatattttgcaccctttgaccgttgaccttgcctatgtggcaaaGTCATGCTGATTAGAACAAGGAAAGTGTACCCACTCGCCtgggggtgcgagtgggggtcattTTTTTGGCCAAtttaacattaaaataattaataaataaataaataaattataaaaaaaaattaaaaagggtcctttttttttctccatttttttaaatttaaaaatatttttaaaaattttaaaaaactttaattttttttaaaatttttaaaataattttaaaatattttaaatttttttaaaaaaattaaaaatattttataattaaattttttttttaaaaaggatccttttttttcctccatattttttaatttaaaaatatgtttataatttaaaaaaaaattattttaaaaatatttttaaaaattttaaaaaatatatttttttcctccccaccccaccccagcccgtcccaacccagcccgtccccacccccTTCTTTTTTTCATCcatcctttttaatttaaaaatatttttaaatatttttaaaaatataaaaataataaatttaaaaaaaaaattcccaccccaccccctctccAGCCCCTAACCACCCCACCTAgcctcccccacccccaccccagcccgtccccaccccACCCAGCCCCACCCACCCGTCTCCCCCAGCCTATCCCCATCCCACCCAGCCCCACCCCACCCACAGCCCCAATGCCCCTCCCAGCCccatccccaccccaccccagccccttCCAGCCCCCACACCTCACCCAAACACACTTCCAGCCCCCTCCCTCTCACACACAcgctcacttttttttttaattttaattttgccTCTCAATTCAAttcctttcattttttaattaaaatttaaatttgaNNNNNNNNNNNNNNNNNNNNNNNNNNNNNNNNNNNNNNNNNNNNNNNNNNNNNNNNNNNNNNNNNNNNNNNNNNNNNNNNNNNNNNNNNNNNNNNNNNNNgttaaaaatattcaaattttaaaataaaaaatttattatgtttgtatgtatgaatttctagttaaaaatttaaattagttgaagaagaattttaattatttggaatggatttgatgtttaatttgtgagcaaaaataaaaacatgattattcaaatttttttacaatttataaatttttcttatttaattaaattaattttaatatttaatttgttatgtagcattttaaaaatgacttgaaatttaatgtaatatatatatatatatatatatattttaaaatgacGTGGCAGATGACGTGGCAGCCGTGTCGGACGTGGCAGCTGACATGACAGCTGATGTGGAGGAAAGTGTAAccggagagtgtgttacactcaccaaaaaagggtttaaaatgttgttttttagtgaGTTCAGGGGTctagatgacaaatatgtaagtaaaagtgtccaacttacaaaaccgacatagtacaggagtccagaaggtcattttgccttttaTTGGAAACCACAAACTTAAAATCCTGAATCCGACTAATCAATTTTATTAgtgaattttgtgatttttattttgatttagccaaatagtaaaaaaaagatataaaatttgaCATTAGGTCACTAATTGTTATTACATGCAACCAATAATGTTTGCATCGGATACCATCTAACTTTATTACTGCAACAGGACCCATCGAAAAATGGAGTTCTAGCGGTGCAGACATTAAGGAACAACATAATGGCATCAACACTTTTAGCATCTACAGCGATTATGCTCAGTTCTCTCTTTGCTGTTTTAGTGAACGGTAGAAGCAAGGGCAGTTATATTGGTTTTCATATTTACGGAGACAAGAGCGAGCTTTGCATGTCAAttaaattcttttccatattGGTATGTTTTATGGTGGCGTTCCTCTTTAATGTGCAGTCGATAAGATATTACAGTCATGCTAGCATACTCATCAATGTGCCTTACGATAGATTGGAATATTCTTCGAGACATTGTGTGACAGCAGAGTATGTAGGGAGGACAGTGAATAGAGGGAGCTATTTCTGGTCACTTGGACTGCGTGCTTTTTATTTTTCGTTTCCCTTATTTCTGTGGATCTTTGGGCCTATTCCTATGTTCCTTTGCTGTGTTTTTCTGGTTTGTATGCTTTATTTCTTGGATGGTAGTTCGGATTTTGGGTGGGTTGCACCAAGTGATGTGGAGGCTCAGCAGACTGCTTAGAGAGAGAGATTGAGAAGTTCGGATTCAATCCAAGTATGATAGATCTTTAACTATCTTCTTAACTATtattttaggtattagcttggTGTATATACCCGGTCTATAAGAAGTTTTACCCGTTACCAAGTACGGAGTAATAAAGATTACAAGAATTAATAGGGGTAATTTTATCAGGTTATCCTttgaattaatatatttaatgctttaaaaaattcattagataataaattgtattTGATGCTAATGgtaaaaaagatataaatagataaattatctattaaaAGGGTaacctggtgcactaaagctaccgttATGCGCAGTGTTCGAGGAAGGgtccaccacaagggtgtatcgtacgcagccttaccttgtatttctgcctgaggctgtttccaagacttgaccccatgacctcctggtcacatgacaacaactttaccagttaccaATT encodes the following:
- the LOC107866084 gene encoding uncharacterized protein LOC107866084, giving the protein MEKQVLDYMLVPVGLLFMVAYHLWLLHRILKHPLHTVIGINSINRQFWVRAMMEDPSKNGVLAVQTLRNNIMASTLLASTAIMLSSLFAVLVNGRSKGSYIGFHIYGDKSELCMSIKFFSILVCFMVAFLFNVQSIRYYSHASILINVPYDRLEYSSRHCVTAEYVGRTVNRGSYFWSLGLRAFYFSFPLFLWIFGPIPMFLCCVFLVCMLYFLDGSSDFGWVAPSDVEAQQTA